A single window of Methylocella tundrae DNA harbors:
- a CDS encoding DUF883 family protein, whose amino-acid sequence MTDTKILEEASQNLSADLAALRDDITKLTASVTKLVKAEASATSDSVYGAVDAARQKLSDSASDAKHRLAGASSDLEATIERNPLIAVLIALATGLIIGLLSRARK is encoded by the coding sequence ATGACTGACACCAAAATCCTTGAAGAAGCATCGCAAAATCTGAGCGCCGATCTCGCCGCCTTGCGCGACGACATCACAAAGCTTACGGCGTCGGTGACAAAATTGGTCAAAGCCGAGGCTTCGGCTACCTCCGATTCGGTCTATGGCGCTGTCGACGCCGCGCGACAAAAGCTGTCCGACAGCGCGTCCGACGCCAAGCATCGGCTCGCTGGCGCAAGCTCGGATCTCGAAGCCACCATCGAGCGCAATCCCCTGATCGCGGTTCTCATCGCTCTGGCAACAGGTCTGATTATCGGATTGCTGAGCCGCGCACGCAAATGA
- a CDS encoding ferritin-like domain-containing protein → MAVKSMNDLFLHTLKDIYYAEKQIYKSLPKMAKGAAAPELKKAFEKHREETEQQIERIEKIFESCGAAARSVRCEAMDGILAEAKETMEEIDDSSVCDAGIVASAQTVEHYEIARYGALIAWANQLGMKEASRLLSETLAEEKKTDELLTQLARQSINQAAA, encoded by the coding sequence ATGGCCGTAAAGTCGATGAACGATCTCTTTCTGCATACGCTCAAGGATATCTACTACGCTGAAAAGCAGATCTATAAATCGCTGCCGAAAATGGCCAAGGGAGCCGCCGCGCCGGAGCTGAAGAAAGCGTTTGAAAAGCACCGCGAGGAAACCGAGCAACAGATCGAACGAATCGAAAAGATTTTCGAGAGCTGCGGCGCTGCGGCGCGGTCGGTTCGGTGCGAAGCGATGGACGGAATTCTTGCCGAGGCCAAAGAGACGATGGAGGAAATCGACGATTCGAGCGTTTGCGACGCTGGCATTGTGGCGTCGGCGCAGACCGTCGAACATTACGAAATCGCGCGTTATGGCGCGCTTATCGCCTGGGCCAACCAGCTTGGCATGAAAGAGGCGAGCCGACTTTTGAGCGAGACGCTAGCCGAGGAAAAGAAAACGGACGAACTGCTGACGCAACTCGCGCGGCAATCCATCAATCAGGCGGCGGCGTAA
- a CDS encoding penicillin-binding protein activator: MRALFRAGGPAAALMKSFCALSFALSLTACGSSNGPFVRPPADSIAGGQKNNPSAAGAPAEHIGSGPVKVALVLPLTQASGAPSVVGASLRNAAEMALTEAGSNDLTLIVKDDHSTPDGARIAAQEALAEGADLIIGPLFAPSVREVGRLAHGADKSVIAFSTDASTGGKGVYLLSFLVESYVNRIIDFAASKGKKSMAALIPENDYGRVAEAAFQQAAARDNIRVMTIEHYQPQTLAAGAQKIAALGDQIDALFIPEQADAMPAVSTALTTAGLSAKKVQILGTGLWNDARVLKLPALQGAWFSAPENGGYNAFSARYHAKYGSDPTRIATLSYDAVSLAAALAHTQGSQRYSENVLTNRSGFNGADGVFRFLPDGANERGLSVLEINDGIATPISPAPHSFAGAS, from the coding sequence ATGAGAGCTCTTTTCCGTGCAGGCGGCCCGGCGGCGGCGCTGATGAAATCGTTCTGCGCCCTATCATTTGCTTTGTCGCTGACGGCTTGCGGGTCCTCCAATGGCCCATTCGTGCGCCCGCCCGCCGATTCGATCGCGGGTGGACAAAAGAACAACCCCTCGGCCGCAGGAGCGCCCGCCGAGCATATCGGCTCGGGTCCGGTCAAGGTCGCCCTGGTGCTGCCGCTGACGCAGGCTTCCGGCGCTCCCAGCGTCGTCGGCGCGTCTTTGCGCAACGCCGCCGAAATGGCTCTGACCGAGGCGGGGAGCAATGATCTCACCTTGATCGTCAAGGACGATCATTCGACGCCGGATGGCGCGCGCATCGCGGCGCAAGAGGCGTTGGCCGAAGGCGCCGATTTGATCATCGGCCCGCTCTTCGCCCCAAGCGTGCGCGAAGTCGGCCGCCTCGCGCACGGGGCCGACAAATCAGTGATCGCCTTTTCGACCGACGCATCGACCGGCGGCAAGGGCGTCTATCTATTGTCTTTCCTTGTCGAATCCTATGTCAACCGGATCATCGATTTCGCCGCGTCCAAGGGCAAAAAATCGATGGCTGCTCTGATCCCAGAGAATGACTACGGCCGCGTCGCCGAAGCCGCCTTCCAGCAGGCGGCCGCACGCGATAATATTCGCGTCATGACGATCGAGCATTATCAGCCACAGACGCTGGCGGCCGGCGCGCAGAAAATCGCCGCGCTCGGCGATCAGATCGACGCGCTTTTCATTCCCGAACAAGCCGACGCCATGCCGGCCGTCTCCACGGCTCTGACGACGGCTGGCCTCAGCGCCAAAAAAGTGCAGATTCTCGGAACGGGACTGTGGAATGACGCCCGGGTTCTGAAACTTCCCGCCCTGCAAGGCGCCTGGTTCTCCGCCCCTGAAAACGGCGGCTACAACGCATTTTCGGCGCGCTACCACGCCAAATATGGCTCCGATCCGACACGGATCGCAACGCTCAGCTATGACGCGGTGTCACTCGCCGCAGCGCTCGCGCATACACAAGGCTCGCAACGCTATTCGGAAAATGTGCTGACCAACCGCTCAGGCTTCAACGGCGCCGATGGCGTCTTCCGCTTTCTTCCCGACGGCGCCAATGAGCGCGGCCTGTCGGTGCTTGAGATCAACGATGGAATCGCGACGCCGATCAGCCCGGCGCCGCATTCCTTCGCGGGAGCTTCGTGA
- a CDS encoding DUF3309 family protein produces the protein MSLTTILLIILVLILLGALPSWPYSRSWGYGPSGIVGVLLVVLVIVLLTRGGI, from the coding sequence ATGTCTCTTACGACAATCCTTCTCATAATCCTTGTTTTGATACTCCTCGGCGCCCTCCCCTCGTGGCCGTACAGCCGCAGTTGGGGTTATGGCCCTTCCGGGATTGTTGGAGTTCTTCTGGTCGTGCTCGTCATTGTGTTGCTGACACGTGGCGGCATTTAG